Proteins found in one Mesorhizobium sp. CAU 1732 genomic segment:
- a CDS encoding acetolactate synthase large subunit — protein MNGADKLCDVLLVNGVDVCFANPGTSEMHFVAALDRKPDMRCVLGLFEGVVTGAADGYARMADKPAATLLHLGPGLANGLANLHNARRANTPVINIVGDHATYHLQYDAPLTSDIESLARPMSQWVGRVETPADVRRMTEEAYVASVSRRGVSTMILPANAAWGDAEPEDLAPVAVPAAAPASPDKISEASAALKSGKRVAIILAGKALRAEALEIAGKIAAATGAVLFSQQSDRHERGAGRVAIRPVPYPVGMAVAALAEYEVAICLGKGAPVAFFAYPGMPSLVLPPHCSTIDLGGAETNLLETLELLCSEVGATAAQAVLNRLTQGEVDEPTGDLTPDTIGRALARRMPENAIICDESITSGRAFGQFAPGIQPHDHLSLTGGAIGIGIPLSVGAALARPDQKVILLQADGSGMYTVQGLWTQARENLDVVTIVYSNRSYAILQGEMRNVGVNQFGKNARAMLDLDRPDLDWCLMARGMGVEAGRATTIEEFSRLLDSALANKGPFLIEAMI, from the coding sequence ATGAACGGTGCTGACAAGCTGTGTGACGTACTTTTGGTCAATGGCGTCGATGTGTGCTTTGCCAATCCGGGCACCTCGGAGATGCACTTCGTTGCCGCGCTCGACAGAAAGCCGGATATGCGCTGCGTGCTGGGCTTGTTCGAGGGCGTGGTCACGGGCGCTGCCGATGGCTATGCGCGCATGGCGGACAAGCCAGCCGCGACGCTGCTTCATCTGGGGCCCGGTCTCGCGAACGGACTGGCCAACCTGCACAATGCGCGGCGCGCGAACACGCCGGTCATCAATATTGTCGGCGATCACGCAACCTATCACCTGCAATACGACGCGCCCCTGACCAGCGACATAGAGAGCCTCGCGCGACCCATGTCGCAATGGGTCGGCCGCGTGGAGACCCCTGCGGACGTGCGCAGGATGACGGAAGAAGCCTATGTGGCTTCCGTCAGCCGACGCGGCGTGTCGACCATGATCCTTCCAGCCAACGCGGCGTGGGGCGATGCGGAGCCCGAAGATCTGGCGCCCGTGGCCGTGCCTGCGGCGGCACCTGCGTCGCCGGACAAAATCAGCGAAGCATCCGCGGCGCTGAAGAGCGGAAAGCGCGTCGCTATCATCCTGGCCGGAAAGGCGCTTCGCGCCGAGGCGCTGGAGATAGCGGGCAAGATCGCCGCCGCGACCGGTGCCGTGCTGTTTTCGCAGCAGTCCGACAGGCATGAGCGCGGCGCGGGGCGGGTGGCGATCAGGCCGGTGCCATATCCAGTCGGCATGGCAGTCGCCGCGCTTGCGGAGTACGAGGTGGCGATCTGCCTCGGCAAAGGCGCTCCCGTCGCGTTTTTCGCCTATCCGGGAATGCCCAGCCTCGTTCTGCCGCCCCATTGCTCAACGATCGACCTTGGCGGCGCTGAAACGAATCTTCTGGAAACGCTGGAGCTTCTTTGCTCGGAGGTTGGGGCAACCGCCGCACAGGCCGTGCTGAACAGGCTGACGCAGGGCGAGGTGGACGAGCCCACGGGTGACCTCACGCCGGACACGATCGGGCGCGCGCTCGCCCGCCGCATGCCCGAAAACGCGATCATCTGCGACGAGTCGATCACATCCGGGCGGGCGTTCGGGCAGTTTGCGCCGGGCATCCAGCCGCACGATCATCTGTCGCTGACGGGTGGCGCCATCGGTATCGGTATCCCGCTTTCGGTGGGCGCTGCGCTCGCACGGCCCGACCAGAAGGTCATCCTGCTTCAGGCCGATGGCAGCGGCATGTACACCGTGCAGGGACTGTGGACGCAGGCCCGCGAAAATCTTGACGTGGTCACCATCGTCTATTCGAACCGTTCCTATGCCATCCTTCAGGGCGAGATGCGCAATGTCGGCGTGAACCAGTTCGGCAAGAATGCCCGCGCCATGCTCGACCTCGACCGTCCCGATCTCGACTGGTGCCTGATGGCCCGCGGCATGGGCGTCGAGGCCGGTCGAGCGACCACCATCGAGGAGTTTTCGCGACTGCTGGATTCGGCCCTGGCAAACAAGGGCCCCTTCTTGATCGAAGCGATGATCTGA
- a CDS encoding LacI family DNA-binding transcriptional regulator produces MQRVGATTIKQIAEELGVHPSTVSRALNPSTRRLIGKATTERIEQAAKKLGYYPNAAAASLRTGRSKLIGVFLPDISNPVFSPILSGIAEVTSEAGFATIVADVGTESRSQTEMMFELVARRVEGLILATVSRNDSLVQQCMSEGLPVVLVNRAESQMRVSSVTSDDAYGMRLAIDHLHALGHRRIGHLAGPQNLSTGYLRGKGFHEAVAALGLDPADAPVVECSAYTRQAGAVAMDALLVQKPDVTGVVASNDLVALGAYDALQRAGLKVPDDISVVGHNDMPLVDMVHPPLSTIRISHRELGREAARLLMSEINHDGSARRSIVLAPELVVRSSTRKV; encoded by the coding sequence TTGCAGCGAGTCGGCGCAACCACCATCAAGCAGATTGCGGAAGAACTCGGTGTCCATCCGTCGACGGTTTCGCGCGCGCTCAACCCGTCGACACGACGGCTGATCGGCAAGGCGACGACCGAACGGATCGAGCAGGCCGCCAAGAAGCTGGGCTACTACCCCAATGCGGCGGCGGCGAGCCTGCGCACCGGCCGATCCAAGCTGATCGGCGTGTTCCTGCCTGACATCAGCAACCCCGTCTTTTCGCCGATCCTCAGTGGCATTGCCGAAGTCACTTCGGAAGCAGGTTTCGCCACCATCGTCGCCGATGTGGGCACCGAATCGCGAAGCCAGACGGAAATGATGTTCGAGCTGGTGGCCCGCCGCGTGGAAGGCCTTATTCTTGCAACGGTCAGCCGCAACGACAGCCTCGTGCAGCAGTGCATGAGCGAGGGACTGCCGGTCGTTCTGGTCAACCGCGCCGAGAGCCAGATGCGGGTATCGTCCGTTACGTCCGACGACGCATACGGCATGCGGCTGGCCATCGACCATCTCCATGCGCTGGGGCACCGCCGCATCGGTCATCTTGCAGGACCGCAGAATCTGTCTACGGGCTATCTTCGAGGCAAGGGATTTCACGAAGCCGTTGCAGCACTCGGGCTCGATCCCGCCGACGCGCCGGTGGTGGAATGCAGCGCCTATACGCGACAGGCAGGCGCCGTCGCCATGGATGCCCTTCTGGTGCAAAAGCCCGATGTGACGGGGGTCGTCGCCTCGAACGATCTCGTTGCGCTCGGTGCCTATGACGCACTTCAGCGGGCCGGACTGAAAGTGCCGGACGATATTTCGGTGGTGGGACACAACGACATGCCGCTTGTGGACATGGTGCACCCTCCGCTCTCGACCATACGCATCAGCCATCGCGAACTCGGTCGTGAGGCGGCGCGGCTGCTGATGAGCGAAATCAACCATGATGGCAGCGCGCGCCGCAGCATCGTGCTGGCGCCGGAACTCGTGGTACGCAGTTCGACGCGCAAGGTCTGA
- a CDS encoding ATP-binding cassette domain-containing protein → MTGKNDDVILRVDDLRIRYEKGRSIWGSPRYSQVVHGVSFTVKRGETFGLVGESGSGKSTIGKAILRQIPVLGGSITFEGERITDWKEGQTPLSYRRAVQVVFQSPRLSLNARMLARDTVAEAVAFHLGLRGSELDKRVDRLFDDVGLPRHLGDRYPDELSGGQQQRVAIARALACDPRIVICDEAVSALDVSTQAQVIALLRRLQQERGLSYVFISHDLGVVRNLCHSVGVLKHGEFTDIGNVEDVFERPSSQYTRDLLDAIPRFPGKAA, encoded by the coding sequence ATGACCGGCAAGAACGACGACGTCATCCTGCGGGTCGACGATCTGCGCATCCGCTACGAGAAGGGCCGCTCGATCTGGGGCTCCCCCCGCTACAGCCAGGTGGTGCACGGCGTTTCCTTCACGGTGAAGCGCGGCGAGACGTTCGGGCTCGTGGGCGAATCCGGCTCTGGCAAGAGCACCATCGGCAAGGCGATCCTGCGCCAGATCCCCGTCCTCGGCGGCAGCATCACCTTCGAAGGCGAGCGCATCACCGACTGGAAGGAGGGGCAAACGCCGCTGTCGTACCGCCGCGCGGTGCAGGTCGTGTTCCAGAGCCCTCGCCTGTCGCTCAACGCTCGTATGCTCGCGCGCGACACCGTGGCGGAAGCCGTCGCCTTCCATCTCGGGCTGCGAGGTTCGGAGCTCGACAAGCGGGTCGACCGGCTTTTCGACGACGTAGGCCTTCCACGCCATCTGGGCGATCGCTACCCCGACGAACTCTCCGGCGGCCAGCAGCAGCGCGTGGCGATCGCCCGCGCACTTGCGTGCGATCCGCGCATCGTGATCTGCGACGAGGCCGTCAGCGCGCTGGACGTGTCCACACAGGCGCAGGTCATCGCGCTTCTGCGTCGCCTCCAGCAGGAGCGAGGACTGAGCTACGTTTTCATTTCGCACGACCTCGGTGTCGTGCGGAACCTGTGCCACTCGGTCGGCGTGCTCAAGCATGGAGAATTCACGGATATCGGCAACGTCGAAGACGTGTTCGAACGTCCTTCCAGCCAGTATACGCGCGATCTGCTCGACGCGATTCCGCGCTTTCCAGGCAAGGCCGCCTGA
- a CDS encoding dipeptide/oligopeptide/nickel ABC transporter permease/ATP-binding protein: MMDEPAVKTLQAPIETALAETSPKRPGFFARLFSQPATVLALSWVLLLVVFAAFAHHLAPHDPNASNVLKRLQGLSGEHLLGTDDLGRDLLSRGMWGARVALLAVAQAVGPALLVGVPVGLFVAYRGGWWDKIVMRLVEVEQAIPMLLLAFTFIAILGRGLTNAMLAVSVGFAMSYLRLTRAVVLAERHKAYVQAAEIQGYSTPRILFRHILPNAIGPIAVQTSILAGVAILLEAMLSFLGLGVATGSPSWGAMLDDARRFQIQQPLLSLVPGIAITLTVLAFNLLGDGFRDAFNSDLVITKRKKYLAGRAVAATPAPAPAPEHGPKDAVLTLSNVSVEFPGHDGAFQKVVNDVSFSIKPGEIYGLVGESGSGKSMTTAAILGQVPRPGRMSEGGILLGERQLAGLPEREMRRIRGRDIGVVFQDPMMALSPVHKIGDQMIEGLVRHEGISRRKALVRAAELLDLVGVADAGNRLNDYPHQFSGGMAQRAMIAAALICKPKLLIADEPTTALDATVQKQVLNRLLELRDTLGMSVLFITHDLAVVAQVCDRVGVMKLGEMVEQGTTADLFSAPKHPYTRQLMLAREMLGGPVEKTP; this comes from the coding sequence ATGATGGATGAACCAGCCGTGAAAACGCTCCAGGCACCGATCGAAACCGCGCTTGCGGAAACCTCGCCGAAGCGTCCGGGTTTCTTCGCCCGCCTCTTCTCGCAGCCGGCAACGGTGCTCGCGCTCTCGTGGGTCCTGCTGCTGGTGGTCTTCGCCGCCTTCGCACACCATCTGGCGCCCCACGATCCCAATGCCTCCAATGTCCTGAAGCGCCTCCAGGGCCTCTCCGGGGAGCATCTCCTGGGCACGGACGACCTCGGACGCGATCTGCTGTCGCGCGGAATGTGGGGCGCTCGCGTGGCTCTGCTCGCCGTGGCGCAGGCGGTCGGACCGGCATTGCTCGTCGGCGTTCCCGTCGGGCTTTTCGTCGCTTACCGCGGCGGCTGGTGGGACAAGATCGTCATGCGTCTCGTGGAAGTCGAGCAGGCCATTCCGATGCTGCTGCTCGCCTTCACCTTCATCGCTATCTTGGGCCGCGGCCTGACGAACGCGATGCTCGCCGTCAGCGTCGGTTTCGCCATGTCCTATCTGCGCCTGACACGCGCCGTCGTGCTGGCGGAACGTCATAAGGCCTACGTTCAGGCGGCGGAAATCCAGGGCTATTCGACGCCGCGCATCCTGTTCCGGCACATCCTGCCCAACGCCATTGGCCCGATTGCCGTGCAGACATCCATTCTCGCCGGCGTCGCCATTCTGCTGGAGGCGATGCTGAGCTTCCTCGGTCTCGGCGTCGCCACCGGCAGCCCGAGCTGGGGCGCGATGCTCGACGACGCCCGCCGTTTCCAGATACAGCAGCCCCTGCTGTCGCTTGTCCCCGGCATCGCCATTACGCTGACGGTTCTCGCCTTCAACCTGCTTGGCGACGGTTTCCGCGACGCCTTCAACAGCGATCTCGTCATCACGAAACGCAAGAAGTACCTGGCCGGCCGGGCGGTCGCGGCCACACCGGCCCCAGCGCCAGCACCGGAGCACGGGCCCAAAGATGCCGTTCTGACGCTCTCGAATGTGAGCGTCGAATTTCCCGGTCATGACGGTGCCTTCCAGAAGGTCGTCAACGACGTCTCGTTCTCGATCAAACCGGGCGAAATCTATGGGCTGGTGGGCGAATCCGGCTCCGGCAAGTCGATGACCACCGCCGCGATCCTCGGCCAGGTGCCCAGGCCCGGCCGGATGTCGGAAGGCGGTATCCTGCTCGGCGAGCGCCAACTCGCGGGCCTGCCGGAACGCGAGATGCGCAGGATACGCGGCCGGGACATCGGCGTCGTGTTTCAGGACCCCATGATGGCGTTGTCGCCGGTACACAAGATCGGCGACCAGATGATCGAGGGGCTGGTGCGGCATGAAGGCATATCGCGCAGGAAGGCGCTCGTCCGCGCGGCCGAACTGCTCGATCTGGTCGGCGTGGCCGATGCAGGCAACAGGCTGAACGACTACCCGCACCAGTTTTCCGGGGGCATGGCCCAGCGCGCGATGATCGCGGCGGCGCTGATATGCAAGCCGAAGCTGCTGATCGCCGACGAGCCGACGACCGCCCTCGACGCCACGGTGCAAAAGCAGGTCCTGAACCGCCTGCTCGAGCTTCGCGACACGCTTGGCATGTCCGTGCTTTTCATAACGCACGACCTTGCCGTCGTCGCCCAGGTCTGCGACCGCGTGGGCGTGATGAAGCTTGGCGAGATGGTGGAGCAAGGCACGACAGCCGATCTGTTCTCGGCACCGAAGCATCCCTACACCCGCCAGCTCATGCTGGCGCGCGAGATGCTTGGCGGCCCTGTGGAGAAGACGCCATGA